In Salmo salar chromosome ssa03, Ssal_v3.1, whole genome shotgun sequence, a single genomic region encodes these proteins:
- the LOC123741908 gene encoding carbonic anhydrase 4, whose translation MNRLVVIIATILVPTGYSAAADLWCYHDPSCNDTTWPTIASEHCNGSHQSPINILSASAVGDANLTKFNFTKYGDNSAMKNIKNTGETVKVTLTSGVQVTGGALSEAYDSLQFHLHWGNGTSVPGSEHTVDGTRYPMELHILNCKSSLNGNMTAAIADSTGLAALGFFIEAMTGNATGSPPAWNTLTSYLANITLKDDIVNITHAISLDELLEGVDRTKYYRYLGSLTTPNCSEAVVWTVFKDPIKVSQDLIDLFSTTLHIDHNSTSALMTNVFRNIRPVNGRMVTTQGSPTPAPPLSGASTKCSSLRLMALAWMLLRV comes from the exons ATGAATCGACTTGTGGTTATCATTGCGACTATCCTTGTCCCCACTGGATACAGTGCTGCAGCAGATT TGTGGTGTTACCATGATCCTAGTTGTA ATGACACTACTTGGCCCACCATTGCCAGTGAACATTGCAACGGATCCCATCAGTCTCCCATCAACATCCTCTCCGCATCGGCAGTGGGCGACGCAAACCTGACTAAATTCAACTTCACCAAATACGGAGACAACTCTGCAATGAAGAATATCAAGAACACTGGCGAAACTG tCAAAGTGACGCTCACTAGTGGCGTCCAGGTTACAGGTGGGGCACTGTCTGAGGCCTATGACAGCCTGCAGTTTCACCTCCACTGGGGGAATGGTACCTCAGTCCCTGGGTCGGAGCACACAGTGGATGGAACACGCTACCCCATGGAG TTACACATTCTAAACTGCAAGTCTTCGCTCAATGGTAACATGACTGCGGCCATTGCAGACAGCACGGGACTCGCTGCTCTTGGATTCTTCATAGAG GCAATGACAGGTAATGCGACTGGTTCCCCACCAGCCTGGAATACTCTGACATCCTACTTGGCCAACATCACActaaaag ATGATATTGTAAACATTACTCATGCTATTTCATTGGATGAGCTCCTGGAAGGGGTGGACCGTACCAAATACTACCGTTACCTTGGCTCCCTGACCACTCCAAATTGCAGTGAGGCTGTGGTTTGGACCGTATTCAAGGACCCTATCAAAGTCAGCCAGGACTTG ATTGATCTCTTCAGCACAACATTGCACATTGACCACAACTCCACCTCTGCCTTGATGACCAACGTCTTCAGGAACATCAGGCCTGTCAACGGCCGGATGGTGACGACCCAGGGCAGCCCAACCCCAGCCCCGCCATTGTCGGGAGCCTCCACAAAGTGCTCCTCTCTGCGCCTTATGGCCCTGGCCTGGATGCTGCTGAGGGTTTAG